Proteins from a genomic interval of Nitrospira sp.:
- a CDS encoding chemotaxis protein CheW, with translation MAAGMTQTPATLSAETTAGLGLATGGNQFLSFTLGDEHYGVDILRVQEIKGYTAVTRIPNTPGFIKGVLNLRGTIVPIVNLRSKFGMPEVEPTMFTVIVVVVVRDRIMGVIVDAVSDVLDIAAKDIQPPPQFGTNVDVSFLSGIGKCGDKLVSLLNIDQVLTADETEAMHALDKAA, from the coding sequence ATGGCAGCAGGCATGACACAGACGCCCGCCACCCTCAGCGCTGAGACGACGGCCGGCCTCGGTCTCGCGACCGGCGGAAATCAGTTTCTGAGCTTCACCCTGGGCGACGAACACTACGGCGTCGATATCCTGCGCGTCCAGGAGATCAAAGGCTACACCGCCGTCACCCGCATCCCCAACACCCCAGGCTTCATCAAGGGCGTGCTGAATCTGCGCGGCACCATCGTGCCCATCGTGAATCTGCGCAGCAAGTTCGGGATGCCGGAAGTCGAACCGACCATGTTCACCGTGATCGTGGTCGTCGTCGTGCGCGATCGCATCATGGGGGTGATCGTGGATGCCGTGTCGGACGTTCTGGATATCGCCGCCAAAGACATTCAGCCCCCTCCGCAATTCGGGACCAACGTCGATGTCAGCTTTCTCAGCGGAATCGGCAAATGCGGGGACAAGCTGGTCTCCTTGCTCAATATCGACCAGGTCCTCACCGCCGATGAGACAGAAGCCATGCACGCACTCGACAAGGCAGCCTAA